The Pseudomonas putida nucleotide sequence TCGCCCGACGGCAGCGCGGTGTCGATGGCCAGGCCACGGGCCGACAGGCCATACACATGGCCCTTGCCGACCACGCGGAAATAGCTGGCCCCCAGCAGGGTCATGATCTCGTCCTGCTTGTCGGCCTTGTTGATCGGGTAGAGCACGCGGAAACCGGCGTAACCGAGGTTCTTGACGGTATCCGGGTCGTGCGGCACGTCACCGAACTCGAAGCGGCTCGGGTCGTACTTGATTTCCTCGACCTTGGTGGCCGTGATCTCGTTGATCTTCACCGGGGTGTCGAAGTGCATGCCCTGATGGTAGAAGGACAGCTTGAAGGGGGTCTTGTCCTTGGCCCACTCCGCCTTCTCCTGCAGGAAATGAATTTTCTGATAGTCAGCGAATTTCATGTCACGGAAAATCGCCGGCAGATTGCTTTTCGGTGCCTCGTACTTCTGGCCGGCCAGATCCTTTGCCTTGGCTGCAACATCGTCAAGATTGAATGCCCACAGCTGGCCCGCGCTCATCAGGCCGACCAGTGCCACACTGGCCATCAGGGCCTTGCGCAGCCCGGTGCCGGGGATTCTTGATGCTTTTTGGGGACTAACAATCACGAGCAACCCTCGCCGAAAACAGATCATGAAACCAACGGCCAGCGAAAAATGCCGGGTTGGCGAGCACTGTTCGGACCCCATGAGGGCGTAATGATTCCCCAAACAGGTCCAGACAATGCTCGAGTCAGAGTGAAACGAACCTGCGAACGCAGGCTCACGCAGCGCGCGATTATCCAGCAGGATGCGTTACAACGCATCAGTGTGGACTAACTATTTATCGTACAAAACCCCTTGTTTTCCTATAAACAAAGGGTTTTTCGACCTCATATTTGTAACAAGAATGTCACAGGGCCATCATTGACCAGGTGCACCTGCATGTCCGCGCCGAAGCGCCCGCTTGCTACATCGGCATGCTGGCTGCGAGCCTTGCTCAAAAGATAGTCGAACAATTCGGCCCCGAGCGCCGGTTGCGCTGCTGTCGAGAAGCTCGGGCGCATGCCGCTGCGGGTATCAGCCGCCAGGGTGAACTGGGAGACCAGCAGCAGGCCGCCACCGACATCCTTGAGCGACAGGTTCATCTTGCCCTGATCGTCGCTGAACACCCGATAGTTCAGCAGCTTGTGCAACAGCTTGTCGGCATGCTCATGGGTATCTTCAGGCTCGACGGCCACCAACACCAGCAACCCCTGGTCAATGGCACCGACGATTTCCCCGCCGACCTCCACGCGTGCACCACGCACGCGTTGCAGCAAACCCCTCATGCTTCTTCCAGCGGCAGGTCGAGCAGACGGCGGGCCATCTGATCGGCTGCACGCACCAGGGCATCGGTGATGCCTGGCTCGGAGGCAGCATGCCCAGCATCACGGATGACCTTCAGCTCGCTGTTCGGCCAGGCCTGGTGTAGCGCCCAGGCGTTGTCCAGCGGGCAGATCACGTCGTAGCGGCCATGCACGATCACCGCCGGCAGGTGAGCGATCTTCGGCATGTCGCGAATCAGCTGGTCGGGCTCCAGGAACGCATTGTTCATGAAGTAGTGGCATTCGATGCGGGCGATCGACAGCGCGCGCTGTGGCTCGGAGAAGCGGTCGACCACCAGCGGATTCGGGCGCAACGTTGCGGTGCGGCCTTCCCAGGTGGACCAGGCCTTGGCCGCATGCATCTGGGCGATCTGGTCGTTGCCGGTCAGACGCTTGTGGAAGGCCTTGACCAGTTCACCACGCTCTTCCGGCGGAATCGGCGCGATGTAGTCCTGCCAGTAGTCCGGGAACATGCGGCTGGCACCTTCCTGGTAGAACCACTCGATTTCCTGCGGTCGGCACAGGAAGATGCCACG carries:
- the pip gene encoding prolyl aminopeptidase, whose amino-acid sequence is MQTLYPQIKPYARHDLAVEAPHVLYVDESGSPEGLPVVFIHGGPGAGCDAQSRCYFDPNLYRIITFDQRGCGRSTPHASLENNTTWHLVEDLERIRKHLGIDKWVLFGGSWGSTLALAYAQTHPERVHGLILRGIFLCRPQEIEWFYQEGASRMFPDYWQDYIAPIPPEERGELVKAFHKRLTGNDQIAQMHAAKAWSTWEGRTATLRPNPLVVDRFSEPQRALSIARIECHYFMNNAFLEPDQLIRDMPKIAHLPAVIVHGRYDVICPLDNAWALHQAWPNSELKVIRDAGHAASEPGITDALVRAADQMARRLLDLPLEEA
- the dtd gene encoding D-aminoacyl-tRNA deacylase, producing MRGLLQRVRGARVEVGGEIVGAIDQGLLVLVAVEPEDTHEHADKLLHKLLNYRVFSDDQGKMNLSLKDVGGGLLLVSQFTLAADTRSGMRPSFSTAAQPALGAELFDYLLSKARSQHADVASGRFGADMQVHLVNDGPVTFLLQI